In a genomic window of Dehalococcoidales bacterium:
- a CDS encoding MFS transporter, with amino-acid sequence MRIRRPSIFYGWWIVAASFAIALYVGGGVFYGFTAIFEPVANEMGWSYTHISLAASLRGMEMGLLAPLVGILTDRWGPRRLIFGGAILGSLGLYMLSQTTSLGMFYGAFVLIAIGMSTCTMTVLMTAVANWFRRRVGIASGIAVCGFGFGGLMVPALVKLIETYDWRPTIMLLAAGMLFIPVLLSRVFRHKPEQYGYLPDGETADRNLSADGVPAITPSEPDIADIGVRQVLKSVTFWIVALAFTCHVFLVTAIITHVMPYLSSIGMARSTSSIVATAIPLTSILGRLSFGWLGDRFNRKMTTAVGFSMMSLGMFCFGYTATAGTWLLVPFLVFFGIGYGGLNVMRPSLIQEYFGRRSFGTVFGLVIGINMAGSIGGPALAGWVFDTWGSYQGIWLAMSAIPVAAVVAALMMSPVRSRQTQDDSH; translated from the coding sequence ATGAGAATCAGACGTCCTTCCATTTTCTACGGGTGGTGGATTGTCGCTGCCTCATTTGCAATCGCACTGTACGTTGGTGGCGGGGTATTCTACGGGTTCACGGCCATCTTCGAACCGGTAGCCAACGAGATGGGTTGGAGCTACACACATATATCACTGGCCGCCTCACTGCGTGGCATGGAAATGGGCTTATTGGCCCCACTGGTTGGCATCCTGACCGACCGCTGGGGTCCGAGGAGACTGATATTTGGTGGGGCAATTCTGGGCTCTCTGGGACTGTACATGCTCAGCCAGACTACTTCTCTCGGTATGTTTTACGGTGCCTTTGTTCTTATCGCCATTGGCATGAGCACCTGCACCATGACTGTCCTTATGACGGCGGTGGCCAACTGGTTTCGGCGTAGAGTGGGCATCGCCAGTGGTATAGCCGTCTGCGGCTTCGGCTTCGGTGGCTTGATGGTACCGGCACTGGTCAAGCTGATTGAAACCTACGACTGGCGCCCGACAATTATGCTCCTTGCCGCGGGGATGCTCTTTATACCGGTGCTGCTCTCCAGAGTCTTCCGCCACAAGCCGGAGCAATACGGCTATCTGCCGGACGGAGAGACAGCAGACCGAAACCTATCTGCTGATGGTGTTCCTGCTATTACCCCGTCGGAGCCTGACATTGCGGACATCGGTGTCAGGCAAGTCCTCAAGAGCGTCACCTTCTGGATTGTGGCCCTCGCCTTCACCTGCCATGTCTTTCTGGTGACAGCCATTATCACCCACGTCATGCCCTACCTGAGCAGCATCGGCATGGCACGGTCAACTTCAAGTATCGTGGCAACCGCCATCCCGCTGACCAGCATCCTCGGCAGACTTAGTTTCGGCTGGCTTGGTGACCGGTTCAACCGGAAAATGACCACGGCGGTCGGTTTCTCCATGATGAGCCTGGGAATGTTCTGTTTTGGATACACCGCCACCGCCGGCACGTGGTTACTGGTGCCTTTTCTGGTTTTCTTCGGGATTGGATACGGCGGGCTCAATGTAATGAGACCTTCGCTGATTCAGGAGTACTTCGGTCGTCGCAGCTTCGGCACCGTCTTTGGCCTGGTTATTGGCATAAACATGGCAGGGAGCATCGGAGGCCCGGCCCTGGCAGGCTGGGTTTTCGACACCTGGGGTAGCTATCAGGGCATATGGCTTGCCATGTCCGCGATACCGGTAGCAGCAGTCGTTGCGGCGCTGATGATGTCTCCGGTCCGCAGCAGGCAGACACAAGACGATAGCCACTGA